One stretch of Arachis duranensis cultivar V14167 chromosome 1, aradu.V14167.gnm2.J7QH, whole genome shotgun sequence DNA includes these proteins:
- the LOC107490576 gene encoding uncharacterized protein LOC107490576 — MIERFIDVFMDDFSVFGDSFSKCLHHLALVLRRYQEINLVLNWEKCHFMVTEGVVLGHKISKRGIEVDKAKVEMIKRLPPPCNVKAIRNFTVSAVLGQRRDKLVHVIYYASKVINENQRNYTTTEKELLAIVFAFDKFRSHLIGSKVIVFTDHAALKIEVEQRTRWMTRIPQEEDEAHHLVVNESFPDEQLIMIQETPWFADIANFKAIGELPTNINKHMRRMLINDAKHYIWDEPYLFKRCADGILRRCISHEEGQEVLWHYHGSTYGGHFSGERTVAKVLQCGFYWPTIFKDAKEFVTRCNEYQRAGNLPKKNEMPQRFIMELEFFYVWGIDFMGPFPPSYSNNYILVAVDYVSKWEEAIATSINDNKVVINFLRKNIFSQFGVPKALISDGKTHFCNKQLETLLLKYGVKHKVATGLIS; from the exons ATGATTGAAAGGTTTATTGATgtgtttatggatgacttttctgtaTTTGGTGATTCATTTTCTAAGTGCTTGCACCACCTTGCTTTGGTGCTAAGGAGATATCAAGAAATCAACCTCGTTCTAAACTGGGaaaagtgccatttcatggtcACTGAAGGGGTGGTTCTTGGTCACAAGATCTCCAAAAGAGGCATAGAGGTGGACAAAGCTAAGGTGGAAATGATTAAGAgattacctccaccttgcaatgtcaaagcaattagaa ATTTTACTGTTAGTgctgttttaggacagaggAGAGATAAGCTAGTGCATGTCATATACTATGCTAGCAAAGTTATtaatgaaaatcaaaggaactacaccACTACAGAGAAGGAACTCCTTGCTATAGTCtttgcatttgataagtttagatcacaTCTCATTGGTTCTAAAGTCATTGTGTTCACTGACCATGCAGCTCTCAA GATAGAAGTGGAGCAGAGAACAAGGTGGATGACAAGAATCCcacaagaagaagatgaagcacaCCACCTTGTAGTGAATGAGAGTTTTCCTGATGAGCAGTTGATAATGATCCAAGAAACTCCTTGGTTTGCAGATATAGCCAATTTCAAGGCTATTGGAGAGCTACCCACCAACATCAACAAACACATGAGGAGAATGCTAATCAATGATGCTAAACACTATATTTGGGATGAGCCTTATTTGTTTAAAAGGTGTGCTGATGGGATCTTGAGAAGATGCATCTCCCATGAGGAAGGACAAGAGGTCCTTTGGCATTACCATGGATCCacatatggaggacattttagtGGAGAAAGAACTGTAGCCAAGGTGCTGCAGTGTGGGTTCTATTGGCCAACAATATTCAAGGATGCAAAAGAGTTTGTAACAAGGTGCAATGAATAtcaaagagctggtaacctacccaagaaaaatgaaatgccACAGAGATTCATCATGGAGTTGgagtttttttatgtttgggggaTTGATTTTATGGGACCATTCCCACCCTCATACTCAAACAACTACATATTGGTGGCTGTGGATTATGTGTCAAAGTGGGAAGAGGCCATAGCTACATCAATAAATGATAACAAAGTGGTGATCAACTTCTTGAGGAAGAACATATTCAGCCAGTTTGGAGTTCCAAAAGCCCTTATAAGTGATGGGAAAACTCATTTTTGCAACAAGCAACTTGAGACACTCCTCCTAAAATATGGTGTCAAGCACAAGGTAGCAACAGGGTTAATTAGTTGA